DNA from Rhodopirellula bahusiensis:
ACCCGACTGGACCATCGCGATGGCTTTTTGGAACAAGTCACCTGAGCTGCGTTGTTGGGTCCCGACTTGGAACACGCGGCCGGTTTCTTCGACGACTTTGCGGATCTGTTTTCCTTCGTCGATCGTCAGCGTCAATGGTTTTTCGCAGTACACATCCGCGCCGCTTTGCAAACAAGCGATCGCGATCGGCACGTGCCAGTGGTCGGGGGTCCCGATCGTGACAACGTCCGGCTTTTCCTTTTCCAGCATCTCGCGGTAGTCGCGGTACTTGTTCAGTTTGCCGTCGAAGTCTTGATTGAACTCTTCGGTGTGCAGGTCATCGACGTCGCAAACCGCCACCATCGTCGCAAACTTGGCGGCCCCGCGAGCGATCGAGCCGCCACGGTTGTAGCGTCCGCGGCTGCCACCGACGCCGATCGCTGCCAAGCGAAGTTTCTTGGTCTCTTCCGCCGCGATCAGCTTGGAAGAAGCGGTCATGGTCGAACCAGCGACAGCGCCCGCCAGGGCACTGGTTTTCAAGAATCCACGGCGTGAAGGTTGCATCGAAGGGGCTCCGGGAAATGGTTGGTTGGGGCGGCGGCTAGAGAAGGGCAGCGGCGACGCTTTGGTCGCCAAGTCGCCCTAGCCGGGATTTGCAGGGGCAGATGATAGCCCAAGCGGGCGACAGACGGAAATCGTCTACAGACTTGGCGATTGTGCGATTCGGCCGGGGTGATTGCAAATTGCAAAGTGAACATTGCAGTGAAGAGCCCAATCTGTAGGGCAGGTCTCATCTGGCGACCGCGTTGAACGCCCGGGGGGAGGGTGGCGTTGCGAGCGGTCCACGGGCCTCGCGAGCCCATCGTTGATCGGCCGTTGACCAACGCCAGTTGCGACCTGACCTACAGAATTGGCGTGGATCACTCCGTTGATCCAGCGTTGGAAAGATCTCATCGGACCGGGGAGGAAACGGTCCGGCTCGATCAGTCCAGTTCGACCATTTCGACGGGCATGATCACGTCGTCCGCATCGAGCAATTGAAAGTTGCTGCAACGTGAAAGGTGGAATTGGCGAGGTTGTTCGCGGCACAAGCAGAGGCCGAGGAATCGGTCGGAAGCTGCGAATCGGATGGGGCTGACGGTTCGGCGAGTTCGCTTGCCCTTGGAGTCGACGTAATCCAATTGCACGACAAATCGGTCACTGTCCGCCATCGCGGTCCGAAGCACCCGGGCGGGGCTCCATTTCGCGTTGGCACGTTTGCAAACTTG
Protein-coding regions in this window:
- a CDS encoding WYL domain-containing protein; translation: MSVATLSPAAFNASEQATTAFAPSGETFARSHDQVCKRANAKWSPARVLRTAMADSDRFVVQLDYVDSKGKRTRRTVSPIRFAASDRFLGLCLCREQPRQFHLSRCSNFQLLDADDVIMPVEMVELD